The Paenibacillus mucilaginosus 3016 genome includes the window TGGAACGGAGTATCTGCAGCTGTACATCCTCCGGCATGGAAGTCGACAGTCCCTGCACATAGTATTCCTTCGTGTTGCGGCCTTCCGGCTCAAGGAAAATCTGGTGCTTCGGCTTGTCGCTGAACCGGACGATCTTATCTTCGATCGACGGACAGTAGCGCGGTCCCGTACCCTCAATCGCACCGGAGAACATGGGCGCCCGGTGAAGATTGTCATTAATGATCTGATGGGTCTGTTCCGATGTATACGTTAACCAGCAAGGAAGCTGATCCGGGACCTCTTGAGTCGTTTCATAAGAGAAGAACTTCGGCTTGTCGTCTCCCGGCTGGATAGAGGTTTGGGAGAAATCAATCGTATCCCCGTGCACACGCGGCGGAGTTCCCGTCTTGAAGCGGACCAGTTCCAGACCGTGCTTGCGCAGGTCTTCGGCCAGCTTTACGGAAGGCTGCTGGTTATTCGGGCCGCTTTCGTACATGAGCTCGCCCATAATAATTTTGCCCCGCAGATACGTCCCCGTAGTCAGCACGATCGCTTTTCCGTAGTACGTTGCTCCCGTCTTTGTAATGACACCGCGGCATACGCCGTCTTCCACTATCAGTTCTTCCACCATGCCTTGACGAAGAGTCAAGCCATCGGTCTTCTCAATGGTTTCCTTCATCGTTTGCTGGTACAGGAATTTGTCCGCCTGGGCGCGAAGCGCATGGACGGCAGGTCCTTTACCCGTGTTCAGCATCCGCATTTGGATGTAAGTCTTGTCGATGTTGCGGCCCATTTCGCCGCCAAGCGCATCGATCTCGCGAACCACATGCCCTTTCGCCGGTCCGCCGACCGACGGGTTGCATGGCATGAAAGCGACCATATCCAGGTTAATGGTCAGCAGCAGCGTCTCACATCCCATACGTGCGGATGCCAAGGCTGCCTCAACGCCGGCATGGCCGGCTCCAATGACAATTACGTCGTAATTGCCTGCTGTGTAGCTCATGGATGTACCTCCTCTAAAAACCTCTTTTATATATGAACAAACCGCTTATTATTTTCCGAGACAAAATTGGGAAAAAATCTGATCAATCAACGATTCGCTGACGGCATCCCCGATAATCTCTCCAAGGTGCTCCCACGCGTTGCGAATATCGATCTGGATCATATCGATCGGCACGAAGCTCTCGGCCGCCTGATGAGCTTCCGTCAGTGCTGTACGTGCCTGCTTGAGCAAGCCGATATGCCGTGCATTGCTGACATACGTCAGGTCACTTGATTCTACCTGACCGCTGAAGAAAAGGCCAGCAATAGCTTTTTCCAAGTCAGCAATGCCCTGCTGGGCCAGAATCGACATCGGAACCACGTGCTCGCTGCCGAAGGACTCCCTCAGAAATTCGATTTCAATCTGCTGCGGCAGATCCTGCTTGTTAATAATAGCGATCACCTGACGCCCGCGAAGCTGCTCGATGAGAGAAAGCTCATCAGGCTGCAGCGGCTCCGCTCCGTTGAACACGAGCAGAATCAGGTCGGCATCACTTAGAGCCTGCCGGGATTTTTCGACACCGATCTGTTCGACCAGATCCGAGGTTTCCCGGATGCCGGCCGTATCCAGCAGCTTCAGCGGAATCCCGTTAACATGAACATATTCCTCCACCACATCCCGGGTCGTGCCGGCAATCTCGGTCACGATCGCACGTTCTTCCTGGGCGAGTGTATTCATAAGCGATGATTTACCGACATTCGGTCTGCCTATAATGGCGGTAACCAACCCTTCACGGAGAATTTTACCCTGCTGGGCCGTCTGCAGCAGATGCTCAATATCCGCCAGAGCAGCCGAGCACTTGTCCTTAATGAACAAGTTGGTGAGCTCTTCCACGTCATGCTCCGGATAATCGATATTCACTTCGATATGGGCCATAAGCTCGACCAGCCGGTGGCGGAGCTCCTTGATCCGCTTCGAGAGCGTGCCCTCGGACTGCTTCAAGGCAATACGGAATGCCCGATCGGACTTGGCGCGGATCAGGTCGATGACCGCTTCCGCCTGAGACAAATCGATCCGCCCGTTGAGATAAGCCCGTTTCGTGAATTCGCCCGGCTCGGCCAGACGCGCTCCGCTCTCAAGCAGGAGGTCCAATACTTTGCGGACCGAGACGAATCCCCCGTGACAGGAGATTTCGACAACGTCCTCTTTCGTGAACGAACGCGGGGCCCGCATGACGGTGACCAGCACTTCTTCGGTGCGCACACCTGTGTCCGGTTCGCGGATATACCCGTAGTTCACGGTGTGCGTATCCACCTCAGCCAGTTTCTTCTTGCCGGCGAAGATCTTGTCGCTGACCGCGACCGCCTCGTCCCCGCTTACCCGAATCACCGCGATCCCGCCTTCGCCCGAAGGGGTGGCAATCGCTGCAATGGTGTCCTGATTCATGATGATGTCCTCCAAATTCCTCCGATTCTAAAGAAAAAGCAATGAAGTCATACAGCGATGACGACATTGCAACGGGATCTAACGTAATACGATAACTACCCGGCGGTTCGGTTCGTCTCCCCGGGAGAAGGTGCGTACCTTGGCGTGCTGCTGAAGTTGGGAATGAATCACCTTGCGTTCCTGCGGTGACATCGGCTCAAGGACCACTTCCTTCTTCGTGCGGATTACGCGCTCAGCAAGGCGGTCCGCAAGTCCCCGAAGCGTCTCTTTGCGCCGTTCGCGGAACTGCTCCGCATCGAGCACGATGCGTAAGTGA containing:
- the mnmG gene encoding tRNA uridine-5-carboxymethylaminomethyl(34) synthesis enzyme MnmG → MSYTAGNYDVIVIGAGHAGVEAALASARMGCETLLLTINLDMVAFMPCNPSVGGPAKGHVVREIDALGGEMGRNIDKTYIQMRMLNTGKGPAVHALRAQADKFLYQQTMKETIEKTDGLTLRQGMVEELIVEDGVCRGVITKTGATYYGKAIVLTTGTYLRGKIIMGELMYESGPNNQQPSVKLAEDLRKHGLELVRFKTGTPPRVHGDTIDFSQTSIQPGDDKPKFFSYETTQEVPDQLPCWLTYTSEQTHQIINDNLHRAPMFSGAIEGTGPRYCPSIEDKIVRFSDKPKHQIFLEPEGRNTKEYYVQGLSTSMPEDVQLQILRSIPGLEKVEMMRTGYAIEYDAVVPTQLKPSLETKVIEGLFTAGQINGTSGYEEAAGQGIMAGINAARKVQQKDPVILDRSEAYIGVLIDDLVTKGTSEPYRLLTSRAEYRLLLRHDNADLRLTQTGYDIGLISPERYAQFQEKVKRVEEELERLKTTKVKPTAEVQNLLASVGTAEINNSVDLLSLLRRPEVSYEHIHSLSPSSYELTEDMKEQVEIQVKYSGYIEKQLIQVERLKKMEKKRIPDDIIYDDINGIAMEAKQKLSKIRPISIGQASRISGVTPADISILLVHLEHYNKVIAARG
- the mnmE gene encoding tRNA uridine-5-carboxymethylaminomethyl(34) synthesis GTPase MnmE, giving the protein MNQDTIAAIATPSGEGGIAVIRVSGDEAVAVSDKIFAGKKKLAEVDTHTVNYGYIREPDTGVRTEEVLVTVMRAPRSFTKEDVVEISCHGGFVSVRKVLDLLLESGARLAEPGEFTKRAYLNGRIDLSQAEAVIDLIRAKSDRAFRIALKQSEGTLSKRIKELRHRLVELMAHIEVNIDYPEHDVEELTNLFIKDKCSAALADIEHLLQTAQQGKILREGLVTAIIGRPNVGKSSLMNTLAQEERAIVTEIAGTTRDVVEEYVHVNGIPLKLLDTAGIRETSDLVEQIGVEKSRQALSDADLILLVFNGAEPLQPDELSLIEQLRGRQVIAIINKQDLPQQIEIEFLRESFGSEHVVPMSILAQQGIADLEKAIAGLFFSGQVESSDLTYVSNARHIGLLKQARTALTEAHQAAESFVPIDMIQIDIRNAWEHLGEIIGDAVSESLIDQIFSQFCLGK